Genomic window (Candidatus Vicinibacter proximus):
CCAACAACAAGGATTGGTGGATAGTGGTAAAGAAATTCATCAGAGGATCGTATGATAAATTTTTATTAAGCAATGGCAACTTTCAAATTGTAAACCAACAGGAAATTGGGGATACGACCAATCATTACCAAGATGGGGGAGGAGGGACGCTTACTTTTTCGCCAGATGGATCAAGATTAATCCGATATCATCCATATGACGATGGATTTTTTCTTGTTTGATTTTGACCGTACAACAGGGCAATTGAGCAATTACCAACGGATAGATGTTACAGACAGTTTGGTACTGGATGGAGGGGCGTGTTTTTCCCCTTCGGGAAGGTTTTTGTATGTGGGCACTTATTGGGATTTGTATCAATATGATCTGGAATCCACAGACATAAAAGGGAGTGAGGTACACATAGCACATTATGATGGCTATAAAACAAAAGGAATCTTGCGCGCTATGATTGGACGGATGCAGTGGGGTCCTGACTGTAAAATCTACGTCAATTGCCGGAATAGTATGGATGCCTTGCATGTGATACATCGGCCCAATGAGAAAGGTATAGCCTGTGATTTCAGACCGCATGATTTAAAGTTGCCACAAACACATAGTGGTACTCTTCCCTATTTTCCAAATTACCGATTGGGACTTGCACCTTTATGTGATCCGGAACTTACGGTGTCTGTTAGCGAGGTTCCTGTGTTACCTGAAGTATATGTATTTCCTAATCCTGCAAGAGATAGAATACATATAAGTGTGCGGGAAGTGAGCAGTAATGCAGGGCGATTGCAGATATACAATACAGCCGGCCAAAGAATAAAGGAAAGTGCTATGGTATCGGGTATGAATGAATACGAGATAGAAGTATCGGGATGGCAGTCAGGAATTTATTTTTATGTAATTTATCTGAATGATGGAAGAATGATGAATGGAAAATTTGTGGTGGAATAAATTAGCTTCAAGTTATTGCCATTTTTAAATTATTTCCTACGCGAGATATTTCCTTGAAAAATTCTTTTTGACATGTGGAATGTTTAGATTTGTTCGAAGCATGCCAAGCAGGGGAGGATTGGATCACAGAAAATCAATCATCATGTACCATAGAATTTACACTCAGTACTTTTTACTCATCACAGGAATGTTTGCGTTTCTTTCTTTGTTTGGTCAGGAAAAGAGAGATGAGGATCTATTCAGTTATGAGGTGAGACTTGGAGCGAATATCAATTTGTACCGGGGAATACTAGGCAAAGAAAGACTTGGACATAATTTGTTCAGCGGACAGACGGGATTGCGTTTGTTTGTTTCCGGGATGATTAATTTGAAAAGTAAAAACTGGATACTGGCGTACGGCCCTACGGTCGGGATTTACAACAAATCTCTTGGCAACAGTCAAAATCCCCTTGAGAATGATATTCAGATAGATCTGGTAAACTCATTTTCGGCAGGTGTCGGATATTCAAGGCAGGGCAGCATGAAGTATTTGCGAACGCTCGGCAACACTTCTGCCTACAATCTGCGTCACGATTTTGACCATGCGCTCATACTCAGTGGCAATTACATCCTAAACAATCACAACAGGAATCAAAGTGTGGGTTGTATCAACATTACCGTTGCGGACAGATTTACACTCATGTATTACAATGATGGTGGTCCCGGAATTCAGAACATAGGATCAGGGGATAATTTTGATCGCTGGTGGACAGGAGGGGGAGGAATTTTTATCCATGCCAATAAAAGAGATGGCTATGAAAATTTTATGAATTATGCCGAGCTCACTTTTGATCAATTTACCGGATATTCTCCATTGATTTATGAATTGTCTACAATTCTTGGATCCAATATTCCCAACTATGAAAAACTTGATGACGAAGTGCTCGATAAATTTTTCACTTCCAAGGCTTACAATTCCTCCGCGTACAATTTGAAAGTAGCCTGGCCAAGTATATATCCGGTGGCGCTTGATATAGGATTAATAGGCTCTCTGGTAGAACAAAAGAAGGGAAAAAAGATGATCTACGGTGTGCAGGATTTGATCCACGCCTCTATGGGATTTGTATTGCATCCAAACAGGGATGACACGAGATTATTTTTTGGTGCAACCTATAATGCGAGAACTTATGTTAAATAAATTTTATTTTCTACTCAGTTCAATGCTGGTTTGCTTGAATTATTCATGTTCGATTAAAACATTTAATGAACGCGAATATGATGCAATAAATTTGCTCAAATCAAATACAGGAGATGAATACTCACCCATCAACGCCATCTTAAAAAAGAACAGCAGTCTTGAAGATGATGAGATCACCACGGTAAAAGCATGGGTTGGAGAATTCCCCGAATGTCTTATTGAAGAAGGAAATCTTAGGGTCATTTCATTGAGTTACAAACCTGAAGTATATCCTTGTCTCGCAAGTCCGGTAGGGTATCAGCGTTATCGGTTATTTGAATTGATCACCCTTCGAAACAATCGCCTGTACTTTTTTTTATCAGAGAAGCTCAACAGTCAAAAATTGTATGAACGATCACTTATTTATTATTTCATTCCCAAAAAAGAAGACGACACTCAAGTCACAGGTAATCAATACAGTTTCAACCGTTCCATCCGGAGATACAAAGGAATGATGTCTGAGAAAATGAAATTCTCAAAAAGTAAAAAAGATGAATACATATTCGAATTTCAAAACAGATCCGGTGATCAGAGCCGGGAAATTCATAAAATAATTTCGCTGGCCACCAATAAGATCAGCGGAACAAAACCATTGGTGTATGATATTACTAAAGTATTTTTTAAAAATGACACCATCAATAAAGACAGGGGCATTCCGCTTATTTATGATCCGGAAACAAGTCAGCGAATATTTAATGCTTTGAGCGGAAACAAGATGAGGAGTAAGAAGTAATTAGCAAATTAGTTAATGAGCTAATTTGCTGATTAAATTTTAGGCTTCCTCATTAAAGTGGACAGAAAGATAAGATAGAAAAGTTTTTGGATTATGAATTTTCTTCAATTCTCCATCTGGTGTTGATCCAATTTTTTTGTTGTTCTTTTGGGAGGAAGGTCCAGGCAAGTAGTCTGCTGGATTTATTGCCTTGTCCCATGGGAATGGTTTTTACTTCTACTGCGCCGGCAGTTTTTAAAGCCTGATACGCGGCTTTCAGGTGAGACTGTTTGGAGACAAGTGTGGAGTACCAAAAGCAAGAGGTGGAGAATCTTCTGCTTTGACGAATCATCTGTGCAATGAAGGCTGATTCACCACCTTTGCACCAGAGTTCGTTGTTGTGACCACCGAAGTTTCTAACTACTTCTGATACCGGTTTCCCTTTCAGGTTGCTTAATTTGCGTAGGGAGGCTTCACGTGCTTCATCTGCTGATCCATAAAATGGTGGGTTGCAGATGCTGAGATCAAATTGTTCTTCCGGTTGTATGATTCCATAAAAAATATCTGTTGGTTCTTCCTGCAATCTGAATTCTACCTGCCCTTGTAGGAATGAGTTGGATTCAACAATATTTTTAGCGGCATCGAGGGATACCGGATCAATGTCTGTGGCAACAAATGACCAACCGTATTCTTGATGTCCGATGATTGGATAAATGCAATTGGCTCCTACACCTATGTCGAGACATTTTATTTTTTTTCCGGTAGGGATGGATCCATAATTGCTGGTTGACAATACATCTGCAATGTGGTGGATGTAATCTGCCCTGCCGGGGATGGGAGGACAGAGATAATTTTCAGGAATGTCGTAGTGTTCCACTCCATAGTAATGTTTCAACAAGGCCTGATTCAACATTTTTACAGCTTCGGGATCTGCAAAATCTATGGTCTCATCATCGTAAATATTGGGTCTTACAAACGGTGTTAATTCCGGACAGGTTTCAATCAATTCCATGAAGTCATAACGAGCCCTGTGTTTGTTGCGCGAATGAAGTCGCGATTTTTCAGCAGGATGATCTTTTTTCTGTTCGATCATAATTGATTTTACCTTATTTAGGTAGCAAAGATAGAATAATGTATTGGAATAATGACGAAGCATGATAAAGGAGGAATATGTTCATCTTAACTTGATTAAAATTTTAAGTCTATAATAATATACAAAAAGTAGTGTCCTTTAACATTCGTGCTTTTAAGAGAATCTTTGCATTACCACCGGATATTATAATATCCAAGTCATAATGCAGATTGAATTCTATGATTTGGATTTAGGAGGCAGGAAACCATACAGGAAAAATCCCCTTTAATTTACAGGATTTGCACCCTTGTATGTGGATTTGGATGCAGATATTTTTGTATCGTAATTTAAGTGCATGTAATTATGAATTTGATTCTAATTTAAAAATCTAATAAAACTTCAGCTTATGAAAAAAATTATTTTTCTTTTTGGGTTATTGTTTTTTTCCATTCATCAGGAAATGAATTCCCAATCTTATTTTATTCGTCGCATTTGCTTTGATGACTTACTTTTAAATCCCGTTCTAGATCCTGGAAGAATCCCTGTTGGATGTGAGATGATTGATTGTTGTCCGGGTTGTCCTGGCCCCATAGACTGGAAAAGGTTTGAAGTTGAATTGATCTGGGATAATGAAATTTTCAGCAGTGCTCAATTTAAGGTGAATGTGAATGAGTCGATATTAGCGAGGTTAAAGTCACAGGGATTTGAAATGAATCAGCAAGTACTGAATATTAAAAAAGGTAAATCTAATGTTACCGGTTTTGATGCAGAGCCAGATCAAGTACCTACCATAAGTCCCATCATAAACATTGACAAGGAGCAATTAAAAAAAATGAAGGAGAAATTGATGGCTGAAGATAAATCAGGGGACGTATCTATCACTTTTTCAATCATTCAAAAAATTGATGGGAAAATTATCAGTATAAAAGATTTCAATTATTGGATTTATTTGTGTGGTTTTAATCCACCGGGATTGGTGGATCGGGTCAGGCTCTTAAACAATGATGGTGGTGATGTCTCCTTAATTATGTTGGATTCAAGACTTAGCACAGGATGCAGAGATGATGAAGAAAGAAATGCTGCCAGTCAGAGCAACTTACCTGCCAATCATTTACTAAGAAACGGATGTAACGAAGAAATTATAGTTTTTTCCAGAGATGATAGAATGTCAATTCGTCAAAATCCAGGATGGTCGAATTTGATTGGAGATCTACGCACAGTGGATTTATTACCCATGTATGTGGTGAGGCTGAATGTTTGGATCATGCAAGGACCTTTTGCCACCACCAGGACAAGGGCTACCAACGATATTAACAGGGCCAATCAATTGTACAACACACAGCGTTGCGGGGTTCAGTTTGTAACTACTTTTCATGATGCTACCAACGATCCACAGACGAATGGATTGCTGGATGCTGATTGCGGATCCAGAACTCAATTTATTAATAACATAGGTTTTGTAGCCAACACTCTTAACATCTATTATTTGGACGATCCGAATGCAAGAGGATGGGAGTGTTCCAATCCTCCTGGTAACATCATCTTGATATCGAGTTTTGCAGACAATGAATCATTGGCCCATGAAATAGGTCATGCGTTTAGTTTGGGACATACCAATAATATTAATGTGGATGGTATAACTGGAAATGATTTTCCTGCAACCAATTTGATGATAACAGGTGGTACCGGCAGAAACAGTATCACGGAGGGGCAATGTTTCAGATGTAATCTGAATCCAACTTCATCGTTAAATGCTTATGGTATACGTACAGGTGCAACCCGTACTTGTACAGATACTGATCTAACAGGTCCATGTCTTCCACAAGAACTTAACAGATAATTAATTTTTATACTCATTTTAAAATATTTATATTATGAATACAATTAAAAAAATAAGAAATACCTGGCAG
Coding sequences:
- the rlmF gene encoding 23S rRNA (adenine(1618)-N(6))-methyltransferase RlmF, whose product is MIEQKKDHPAEKSRLHSRNKHRARYDFMELIETCPELTPFVRPNIYDDETIDFADPEAVKMLNQALLKHYYGVEHYDIPENYLCPPIPGRADYIHHIADVLSTSNYGSIPTGKKIKCLDIGVGANCIYPIIGHQEYGWSFVATDIDPVSLDAAKNIVESNSFLQGQVEFRLQEEPTDIFYGIIQPEEQFDLSICNPPFYGSADEAREASLRKLSNLKGKPVSEVVRNFGGHNNELWCKGGESAFIAQMIRQSRRFSTSCFWYSTLVSKQSHLKAAYQALKTAGAVEVKTIPMGQGNKSSRLLAWTFLPKEQQKNWINTRWRIEENS
- a CDS encoding T9SS type A sorting domain-containing protein, with product MTMDFFLFDFDRTTGQLSNYQRIDVTDSLVLDGGACFSPSGRFLYVGTYWDLYQYDLESTDIKGSEVHIAHYDGYKTKGILRAMIGRMQWGPDCKIYVNCRNSMDALHVIHRPNEKGIACDFRPHDLKLPQTHSGTLPYFPNYRLGLAPLCDPELTVSVSEVPVLPEVYVFPNPARDRIHISVREVSSNAGRLQIYNTAGQRIKESAMVSGMNEYEIEVSGWQSGIYFYVIYLNDGRMMNGKFVVE